In Humulus lupulus chromosome 6, drHumLupu1.1, whole genome shotgun sequence, a single genomic region encodes these proteins:
- the LOC133782085 gene encoding uncharacterized protein LOC133782085 isoform X2 — protein MFVVKGRQGCREGGGPGKGQWLHVDAHYSQASMTSKLSHASMASRSSLQDFFGLWLLLSRNSEEKSCPHRCHQLPLLCHHRPEHVLHFPFCVRRILCSIKLFVKYNQEKWILVPIES, from the exons ATGTTTGTTGTAAAGGGGAGGCAGGGTTGCAGAGAAGGTGGAGGACCTGGCAAAGGGCAATGGCTTCATGTGGATG cCCACTATTCTCAAGCATCAATGACTTCTAAGCTTTCTCATGCATCAATGGCTTCTCGTAGCTCTCTCCAAGATTTCTTCGG GCTTTGGCTGCTGTTGTCAAGGAACTCCGAAGAGAAATCATGTCCTCATCGGTGCCACCAGTTGCCGCTCCTTTGTCATCATAGACCTGAACATGTTCTTCATTTCCCTTTTTGCGTACGTCGAATTTTGTGTTCAATTAAGTTATTTGTGAAGTATAATCAGGAAAAATGGATTTTAGTTCCAATTGAGTCATAA
- the LOC133782085 gene encoding mitotic-spindle organizing protein 1B-like isoform X1 has translation MFVVKGRQGCREGGGPGKGQWLHVDAHYSQASMTSKLSHASMASRSSLQDFFGVYGFPSLSLLSNILDTVFDCHTLSTLIALCDLGLNPKALAAVVKELRREIMSSSVPPVAAPLSS, from the exons ATGTTTGTTGTAAAGGGGAGGCAGGGTTGCAGAGAAGGTGGAGGACCTGGCAAAGGGCAATGGCTTCATGTGGATG cCCACTATTCTCAAGCATCAATGACTTCTAAGCTTTCTCATGCATCAATGGCTTCTCGTAGCTCTCTCCAAGATTTCTTCGG GGTTTATGGTTTTCCTTCACTTTCTCTCTTGTCCAATATACTTGACACGGTGTTTGATTGTCATACCCTCTCTACGCTCATTGCTCTTTGTGATTTGGGTCTCAATCCTAAGGCTTTGGCTGCTGTTGTCAAGGAACTCCGAAGAGAAATCATGTCCTCATCGGTGCCACCAGTTGCCGCTCCTTTGTCATCATAG
- the LOC133782085 gene encoding uncharacterized protein LOC133782085 isoform X3, producing MFVVKGRQGCREGGGPGKGQWLHVDAHYSQASMTSKLSHASMASRSSLQDFFGLWLLLSRNSEEKSCPHRCHQLPLLCHHRPEHVLHFPFCPLYFMFHSMN from the exons ATGTTTGTTGTAAAGGGGAGGCAGGGTTGCAGAGAAGGTGGAGGACCTGGCAAAGGGCAATGGCTTCATGTGGATG cCCACTATTCTCAAGCATCAATGACTTCTAAGCTTTCTCATGCATCAATGGCTTCTCGTAGCTCTCTCCAAGATTTCTTCGG GCTTTGGCTGCTGTTGTCAAGGAACTCCGAAGAGAAATCATGTCCTCATCGGTGCCACCAGTTGCCGCTCCTTTGTCATCATAGACCTGAACATGTTCTTCATTTCCCTTTTTGC cCACTATATTTTATGTTCCATTCCATGAATTAA
- the LOC133782085 gene encoding uncharacterized protein LOC133782085 isoform X4: MFVVKGRQGCREGGGPGKGQWLHVDAHYSQASMTSKLSHASMASRSSLQDFFGLWLLLSRNSEEKSCPHRCHQLPLLCHHRPEHVLHFPFCKKILDVFS; the protein is encoded by the exons ATGTTTGTTGTAAAGGGGAGGCAGGGTTGCAGAGAAGGTGGAGGACCTGGCAAAGGGCAATGGCTTCATGTGGATG cCCACTATTCTCAAGCATCAATGACTTCTAAGCTTTCTCATGCATCAATGGCTTCTCGTAGCTCTCTCCAAGATTTCTTCGG GCTTTGGCTGCTGTTGTCAAGGAACTCCGAAGAGAAATCATGTCCTCATCGGTGCCACCAGTTGCCGCTCCTTTGTCATCATAGACCTGAACATGTTCTTCATTTCCCTTTTTGC AAGAAAATCCTTGATGTGTTTAGTTGA
- the LOC133782087 gene encoding uncharacterized protein LOC133782087 isoform X3 has product MMKKTVVAVMIMFLVFSYSERVAADAFDCLDGCITGCVSQHFRDTRLGVRCDRKCEIRCGPDSTIKEDVNAATKG; this is encoded by the exons atgaTGAAGAAAACAGTGGTTGCGGTTATGATTATGTTCTTGGTGTTTTCTTACTCTGAACGAGTAGCAGCCGACGCATTCGATTGTCTCGACGGTTGCATAACTGGCTGCGTTTCTCAACATTTCCGCGACA CTAGATTGGGGGTCCGCTGTGACAGGAAGTGTGAGATAAGATGCGGTCCAG ATTCTACAATTAAAGAGGATGTTAATGCAGCCACAAAAGGGTAA
- the LOC133782087 gene encoding uncharacterized protein LOC133782087 isoform X2 — MMKKTVVAVMIMFLVFSYSERVAADAFDCLDGCITGCVSQHFRDTRLGVRCDRKCEIRCGPVSLYVASASVKADDNFALFTN, encoded by the exons atgaTGAAGAAAACAGTGGTTGCGGTTATGATTATGTTCTTGGTGTTTTCTTACTCTGAACGAGTAGCAGCCGACGCATTCGATTGTCTCGACGGTTGCATAACTGGCTGCGTTTCTCAACATTTCCGCGACA CTAGATTGGGGGTCCGCTGTGACAGGAAGTGTGAGATAAGATGCGGTCCAG TTTCATTATATGTTGCCAGTGCATCTGTCAAAGCTGATGATAATTTTGCTCTTTTTACTAATTGA
- the LOC133782087 gene encoding uncharacterized protein LOC133782087 isoform X1 has translation MMKKTVVAVMIMFLVFSYSERVAADAFDCLDGCITGCVSQHFRDTRLGVRCDRKCEIRCGPEHKNAFALGLESAPSTRRNTAQ, from the exons atgaTGAAGAAAACAGTGGTTGCGGTTATGATTATGTTCTTGGTGTTTTCTTACTCTGAACGAGTAGCAGCCGACGCATTCGATTGTCTCGACGGTTGCATAACTGGCTGCGTTTCTCAACATTTCCGCGACA CTAGATTGGGGGTCCGCTGTGACAGGAAGTGTGAGATAAGATGCGGTCCAG AACATAAGAATGCATTTGCTTTAGGATTGGAAAGTGCGCCTTCAACACGTCGAAACACCGCTCAATGA
- the LOC133783966 gene encoding uncharacterized protein LOC133783966, producing the protein MYFKGIETRFNRLDRNEDATYIPRNLAVFQSQCRPLTKGTLKTLDHKTREIAEWFILENSPEIEPYLDEHLQEIKQKYPDGDHDRLHRKNFRSWFHKKIYDLHKLGSLDNGDELLALASGSDHLSTFYQGCIVNGVRFIAHDRDKKRTTQNSGVSAAGTEGFNFYGTLEEVVILSFTGAYSVALFQCKWFNTNPRMKKTVIENNVTSINVNGEWYKDEPYILATQAKQVFYLDDLLRGRDWKVVEDVNHRQIWDIKENSDEVNDVIDVVHETSSSNFLLTVDLGELIMQSDQPAAYVGADEDGDDEADMSEHEDVADAEDELVVELCEDENVSPITDGNDSDYSV; encoded by the exons atgtatttcaaaggcattgaaacaagatttaaccgtcttgatcgaaatgaagatgcaacttatatcccacgaaatcttgcagttttccaatctcaatgtcgtccactcacaaagggaactttgaagactctcgatcataagactcgtgaaatagctgagtggttcatacttgagaattctcctgaaattgagccttatttaga cgaacacctacaagagattaaacaaaaatacccagatggtgatcatgatcgtttgcataggaaaaatttccgttcgtggtttcataaaaag atatatgacctgcacaagcttgggtctttggataacggtgatgaactgttagctttagcatctgggtcagatcatttgtcaaccttttaccaaggttgtatagtcaatggtgttcgatttattgcacacgatcgagacaaaaagcgcaccacacagaatagtggagtgtctgctgccggaacagaaggttttaatttttacggcacgcttgaagaagtggtgatactttctttcactggtgcatattcagtggcattatttcagtgcaaatggtttaatacaaatccaagaatgaagaaaacagtcattgaaaataatgtcaccagtataaacgtcaatggtgaatggtacaaagatgagccgtacatacttgctactcaagctaagcaagttttctatctcgatgatttacttagaggtcgtgattggaaagttgtagaagatgtgaatcatcgacagatttgggacattaaggaaaattctgatgaggttaatgatgttattgatgttgtacatgaaacaagttcatcaaattttttgttgactgtggacctcggagagttgattatgcaatctgatcaacctgctgcatatgttggagctgatgaagatggtgacgacgaagctgatatgtcagaacatgaggacgttgcagatgcagaagatgaattggttgttgaactttgtgaagatgaaaatgtgtctccgattactgatggaaatgatagtgattactctgtttag
- the LOC133783967 gene encoding uncharacterized protein LOC133783967, which translates to MLGTLVSMLCPGHYLDFADVPQQFKDQVLDRMRYYYNIDGHPQRESVLATLNKEMGERYRERKNYRHRHFKNHYAGPEDLENVLSKPPNHCTKEAWQLICEMFLSERFLARSAKNQANRRQMKYVTTQGTKSLAAKRHEYVSEDVNLIL; encoded by the exons atgttgggaaCTCTAGTTTCCATGTTGTGTCCGgggcattatttggattttgctgatgtacctcaacagtttaaggatcaagtgcttgatcgtatgagg tattactataatatagacggtcatccacaacgtgagtcagttctggcaactctcaacaaggagatgggggaaagatatcgcgagagaaagaactatagacatagacacttcaaaaatcattatgctggaccagaagatttggagaatgtcctctctaagccacctaaccattgcactaaggaggcttggcagcttatttgtgaaatgtttttgagcgaaagatttttggctcgttccgctaaaaatcaagcaaacagaagacaaatgaagtatgtaacaacacaaggcacaaagtcgttggcagctaagcgtcacgaatatgtaagtgaagatgttaatttaattttataa